A region of Pyxidicoccus parkwaysis DNA encodes the following proteins:
- a CDS encoding CHAT domain-containing tetratricopeptide repeat protein, with protein MPLPPRRHACLVLVLAFMAGPGAARPALAAPDAGVAIPPAVAACVARFEASPHERESALCFYQSAQSAEGRDAARRELKALEARYPDEPWLPLALGHVEMLSGLRPAEEAYRRAVSGFRDQHHAEGEVLAAINLRNVLVTQGRTEEAREWTQRIVEVARDSGSTELNARALIVEANERFDVEHDLGGAFRLLKRAEVLAFPDGADGLKKQCLNSLATVSSLLGRLDEAEEFYHRLAELARSTHEGQQEARVRLALANLALQRHERRPEPGGRERVLALARVALAASEQAGSKALEVTSLRLVADTLGDSPEEQREAEELLRRCLALTDELAMPERRISCLWTRAERLSKADPTTADRDSAAALRLAYEHGNPHYLARALRVRATVAFRTQPLPEALRHAERTLDAVEALRELQRDVPSQAEVFANWATDYYRLAGWTLEAGGATGRSPQVAPREALERTFRVSERLRARTLLDALVASRALSASAGDEGRRTARAEVQRKLTAVQRRLLEPGLATGEREAALRELQELERSEAGLRPAPRHGATGFASLEAIERGLAPDEALLAFLVGDDLDVYGGPAGGAWLLAVTREGTRVHRLPERNRMAPAVALFAGLIERRDGSEAGTAAALYAQLLAPALTQLPSGVRRLLLVPDGPLHDLPFAALRERPDAPPLVARYELALVPSASLWRYWREQPPLASGGEALVLADPDRSAGTRMARASASERTGVFEEAAQLGALPEARREGYAVEKALRETKVTPRLLTGTSASERALKSADLASVRVLHLAAHAVVDAQAPERSALVLAPGADEEDGILQPREIAELRLDGALVVLSACRSASGAVLPGEGVLSLARAFFEAGSRAVVASLWPLRDDEAAGLVARFYRHLARGLSASAALRAAQLEAIDESQPASAWAGLVVLGDAALVAVEPRVPEASRGLLTVTHVAAGAVVLGLLAGALVWLRRRRTR; from the coding sequence GTGCCCCTGCCACCGCGACGCCACGCCTGTCTCGTGCTCGTCCTCGCCTTCATGGCGGGGCCGGGCGCGGCACGCCCTGCCCTGGCCGCGCCGGACGCGGGCGTGGCGATTCCTCCGGCGGTAGCGGCGTGCGTGGCGCGCTTCGAGGCGAGCCCCCACGAGCGGGAGTCCGCGCTGTGCTTCTACCAAAGTGCCCAGAGCGCGGAGGGGCGCGACGCGGCCCGGCGGGAATTGAAGGCGCTGGAGGCCCGCTACCCCGATGAGCCCTGGCTGCCGCTGGCACTGGGCCATGTGGAGATGCTCTCCGGCTTGCGTCCCGCCGAGGAGGCATATCGCCGCGCCGTCAGCGGCTTTCGCGACCAGCACCACGCGGAGGGCGAGGTGCTCGCCGCCATCAACCTCCGCAACGTGCTGGTGACGCAGGGGCGCACGGAGGAAGCGCGGGAATGGACGCAGCGCATCGTCGAGGTGGCGCGGGACTCGGGCAGCACGGAGTTGAATGCGCGTGCCCTCATCGTCGAGGCCAACGAGCGCTTCGACGTGGAGCACGACCTGGGCGGGGCCTTCCGCCTGCTCAAGCGCGCGGAGGTGCTCGCCTTCCCCGACGGTGCCGATGGACTGAAGAAGCAGTGCCTGAATTCGCTGGCCACCGTCAGCTCGCTCCTCGGGCGTCTGGATGAGGCCGAGGAGTTCTATCATCGCCTGGCGGAGCTGGCCCGGAGCACCCACGAAGGACAGCAGGAGGCTCGGGTGCGCCTCGCCCTGGCCAATCTCGCCCTCCAGCGCCACGAGCGCCGGCCCGAGCCCGGCGGCCGCGAGCGAGTCCTCGCCCTGGCCCGGGTAGCGCTGGCCGCCTCCGAACAGGCCGGCAGCAAGGCGCTGGAGGTGACGTCGCTGCGGCTGGTGGCCGACACGCTGGGCGACTCGCCCGAGGAACAGCGCGAGGCCGAGGAGCTCCTGCGGCGCTGCCTGGCCCTCACGGACGAGCTGGCCATGCCGGAGCGGCGCATCTCCTGCCTGTGGACTCGCGCGGAGCGGCTGTCCAAGGCGGACCCGACCACGGCGGACCGGGACTCGGCGGCGGCGCTTCGCCTGGCGTATGAGCATGGCAATCCACACTACCTGGCGCGCGCCCTGCGAGTACGCGCGACGGTGGCCTTCCGCACGCAGCCCCTGCCCGAAGCGCTGCGCCATGCCGAGCGCACGCTCGACGCGGTGGAGGCGCTGAGGGAATTGCAGCGAGATGTCCCCAGTCAGGCCGAGGTGTTCGCGAACTGGGCCACTGACTACTACCGGCTTGCGGGCTGGACGCTGGAGGCTGGCGGTGCGACAGGGCGGTCCCCGCAGGTGGCTCCACGCGAGGCCCTGGAGCGCACGTTCCGCGTGAGCGAGCGACTGCGGGCGCGCACCCTGCTGGATGCACTGGTCGCCTCGCGGGCACTGTCCGCGTCCGCCGGGGATGAGGGCCGGCGCACCGCGCGCGCGGAGGTACAGCGGAAGCTGACGGCCGTGCAGCGGCGCCTGTTGGAGCCAGGGCTCGCGACCGGTGAGCGGGAGGCTGCACTGCGCGAGCTTCAGGAGCTGGAACGGAGCGAGGCGGGGCTGCGTCCTGCTCCGCGCCATGGCGCCACTGGCTTCGCGTCGCTGGAGGCCATCGAGCGGGGGCTTGCCCCGGACGAGGCACTGCTCGCCTTCCTCGTGGGTGACGACCTGGATGTCTACGGCGGACCGGCCGGAGGCGCGTGGCTGCTCGCGGTAACGCGCGAGGGGACCCGCGTCCACCGCCTTCCCGAGCGCAACCGGATGGCCCCCGCCGTAGCCCTCTTTGCTGGCCTCATCGAGCGCCGGGATGGCTCCGAGGCAGGCACCGCCGCCGCGCTGTACGCGCAGCTCCTCGCGCCTGCGCTGACGCAGCTTCCATCGGGTGTACGCCGGCTACTGCTGGTGCCGGATGGACCGCTGCACGACCTGCCCTTCGCCGCGCTTCGCGAGCGTCCGGACGCGCCTCCCCTGGTAGCCCGCTACGAGCTGGCGCTGGTGCCCTCCGCGAGCCTGTGGCGCTACTGGCGCGAGCAGCCACCGCTCGCGTCGGGAGGCGAGGCCCTGGTGCTGGCCGACCCGGACCGGAGCGCCGGCACACGGATGGCGCGTGCCTCTGCGTCCGAGCGGACCGGTGTGTTCGAGGAGGCAGCCCAGCTCGGCGCGCTGCCGGAGGCACGACGCGAAGGGTACGCGGTGGAGAAGGCCCTGCGCGAAACGAAGGTGACGCCGAGGCTGCTCACGGGCACGAGCGCTTCCGAGCGCGCGCTCAAGAGCGCCGACCTCGCGTCAGTGCGCGTACTGCACCTGGCGGCGCATGCCGTGGTCGACGCACAGGCCCCCGAGCGTTCCGCGCTCGTCCTCGCTCCGGGCGCGGACGAGGAGGACGGCATCCTCCAGCCGCGCGAAATCGCGGAACTGCGGCTGGACGGCGCGCTCGTCGTGCTGTCGGCCTGCCGCAGCGCCTCTGGAGCGGTGCTCCCGGGCGAAGGCGTGCTGAGCCTCGCGCGTGCCTTCTTCGAAGCAGGCTCTCGTGCGGTGGTGGCCAGCCTGTGGCCGCTGCGCGACGACGAGGCGGCCGGGCTCGTGGCCCGCTTCTACCGGCACCTCGCACGGGGGCTGAGCGCATCCGCCGCGCTGAGGGCCGCGCAGCTCGAAGCCATCGACGAGAGCCAGCCCGCATCCGCGTGGGCGGGGCTGGTGGTGCTGGGAGATGCCGCGCTCGTGGCGGTGGAGCCGCGCGTGCCGGAGGCGTCACGCGGCCTGCTCACGGTCACCCATGTGGCGGCGGGCGCGGTGGTCCTCGGGCTGCTCGCGGGCGCGCTCGTCTGGCTTCGCCGGAGACGGACCCGCTGA
- a CDS encoding VOC family protein, whose protein sequence is MYDHVGLKVKNVAASVKFYEAALAPLGIVVSNQNAEGAGFGPPGAPALWLNKADATGPGAHLAFSAKTQEAVRAFHAAGLKAGGKDNGAAGPRPDYGPDYYAAFLIDPDGNNVEAVCLKPSR, encoded by the coding sequence ATGTACGACCACGTTGGCTTGAAGGTGAAGAACGTCGCGGCGAGCGTGAAGTTCTACGAGGCTGCGCTCGCGCCGCTCGGCATCGTCGTGAGCAATCAGAACGCGGAGGGCGCGGGCTTCGGTCCTCCGGGCGCGCCCGCGCTCTGGCTCAACAAGGCGGACGCCACGGGGCCCGGCGCGCACCTCGCGTTCAGCGCGAAGACGCAGGAGGCGGTGCGGGCCTTCCACGCCGCGGGGCTGAAGGCGGGTGGGAAGGACAACGGAGCGGCTGGGCCGCGCCCTGATTATGGCCCGGACTACTACGCGGCGTTCCTCATCGACCCGGATGGGAACAACGTCGAGGCGGTCTGCCTGAAGCCGTCCCGCTGA
- a CDS encoding RtcB family protein, with amino-acid sequence MEPSAEVQPPVTPRLRQVGPALYELDRSFREDMLVPARIVADEELLRQMARDRSIAQLVNVTTLPGIQDFAIGMPDMHEGYGFPVGGVAGTLLPDGVISPGGIGFDINCGVRLLSTGLLHDDVKDLIPELAHDLARSVPTGFGRHGRLALGPAQVDRVLTEGVPYVVRELRMGLEEDLRHIESGGYLPGAEAAYVSVRARERGHDQLGTLGGGNHFIEVQRVDRILDAEAAADFGLFEGEVTVLIHTGSRGLGHQVCTDAVREMDRALSRAGIRLVDRQLACAPFSSPEGQAYYASMCAAANFAWSNRQVLTHRVREVFGRRLGAEVQPRIVYDVAHNIAKVETYGGRRLCVHRKGATRAFGPGNPELPEAWRKVGQPVFIPGSMGTSSFVLAGRSESQSVSFSSACHGAGRQMSRAAAKREVVGAELRKALNARGIVVECPSNAELAEEAPTAYKDVERVVDAVDTAGIARKVARLVPVAVLKG; translated from the coding sequence ATGGAACCGTCCGCCGAAGTCCAACCCCCCGTCACGCCACGCCTCCGCCAGGTGGGCCCCGCGCTCTACGAGCTGGACCGGAGCTTCCGCGAGGACATGCTCGTGCCGGCCCGCATCGTCGCCGACGAGGAGTTGCTCCGGCAGATGGCGAGGGACCGGAGCATCGCCCAGCTCGTCAACGTGACGACGCTGCCGGGCATCCAGGACTTCGCCATCGGCATGCCGGACATGCACGAGGGCTACGGCTTCCCCGTGGGCGGCGTGGCCGGCACGCTGCTGCCGGACGGCGTCATCTCTCCCGGTGGCATCGGCTTCGATATCAACTGCGGCGTGCGGCTGCTGTCCACCGGACTGCTGCACGACGACGTGAAGGACCTCATCCCGGAACTGGCGCATGACCTCGCGCGGAGCGTCCCCACGGGCTTCGGCCGGCATGGCCGGTTGGCCCTGGGACCGGCGCAGGTGGACCGCGTCCTCACCGAGGGCGTCCCCTATGTCGTGCGCGAGCTGCGCATGGGACTGGAGGAGGACCTGCGGCACATCGAGTCGGGCGGCTACCTTCCCGGCGCGGAGGCTGCGTACGTCTCCGTGCGGGCGCGCGAGCGGGGGCATGACCAGCTCGGGACGCTCGGCGGTGGCAACCACTTCATCGAGGTGCAGCGCGTGGACCGCATCCTCGACGCCGAGGCCGCCGCGGACTTCGGGCTGTTCGAGGGCGAGGTGACGGTGCTCATCCACACCGGCTCGCGGGGACTGGGGCACCAGGTCTGCACGGACGCCGTGCGGGAGATGGACCGGGCCCTGTCGCGCGCGGGCATCCGGCTGGTGGACCGGCAGCTCGCGTGCGCGCCGTTCTCGTCACCGGAGGGGCAGGCCTACTACGCGTCCATGTGCGCGGCGGCCAACTTCGCGTGGTCCAACCGGCAGGTGCTCACGCACCGCGTGCGCGAGGTGTTCGGGCGGAGGCTCGGCGCGGAGGTGCAGCCACGCATCGTCTACGACGTGGCGCACAACATCGCGAAGGTGGAGACGTATGGAGGCCGGCGCTTGTGCGTGCACCGCAAGGGCGCGACGCGAGCCTTCGGTCCAGGCAACCCCGAGCTGCCGGAGGCGTGGCGCAAGGTGGGCCAGCCGGTGTTCATCCCCGGCAGCATGGGCACGTCCTCGTTCGTCCTGGCGGGGCGGAGCGAGTCGCAGTCCGTGTCGTTCAGCAGTGCCTGCCACGGCGCGGGCCGGCAGATGAGCCGTGCCGCCGCGAAGCGCGAGGTGGTGGGCGCGGAGCTGCGCAAGGCGCTCAATGCCCGGGGCATCGTCGTGGAGTGCCCGTCCAACGCGGAGCTCGCGGAGGAGGCACCCACGGCCTACAAGGACGTGGAGCGCGTGGTGGATGCGGTGGACACCGCGGGCATCGCTCGAAAGGTGGCGCGGCTGGTGCCAGTCGCGGTGCTCAAGGGCTGA
- a CDS encoding archease, producing MEQGTYEFEPHTSEVQVHVEGTDLGALFEEAGYALAEVMLGEEPPEPPPSMEEEDVTLDAADTEALLVDWLNELISRTDLRKRVYTHLTVDEIDERKLHARIRGFTPDVLKTAVKAATFHGVDIREHEDRFLATVVLDV from the coding sequence GTGGAGCAGGGGACGTACGAGTTCGAGCCGCACACCAGCGAGGTCCAGGTTCACGTCGAGGGCACGGACCTGGGAGCGCTCTTCGAGGAGGCCGGGTACGCACTGGCCGAGGTCATGCTCGGCGAGGAGCCGCCGGAGCCACCGCCCAGCATGGAGGAAGAGGACGTCACGCTCGACGCAGCGGACACCGAGGCCCTGCTCGTCGACTGGCTCAATGAGCTCATCTCCCGCACGGACCTGCGAAAGCGCGTCTACACGCACCTCACGGTGGACGAAATCGACGAGCGGAAGCTGCACGCCCGCATCCGCGGCTTCACGCCCGACGTCCTCAAGACAGCGGTGAAGGCCGCCACCTTCCACGGCGTGGACATCCGCGAGCACGAGGACCGCTTCCTCGCCACCGTCGTGCTCGACGTCTGA
- a CDS encoding phosphoribosyltransferase: protein MDFEDRVDAGRRLAEQLLERGYTGEDTLVLGLPRGGVPVAYEVASALGTPLDVWVVRKVGAPGFQELGLGAVSEGGIAFLNRGLMEEVGATEDEVRATVRRKSAEVNERVTRFRRGAPAPAIEGKVVLLVDDGIATGGTMRAAIQSLRLRHPGRIVLAVPVAATQTLEELQPLVDDVVCVLPTPSLYAISQWYSDFHQVPDEDVVELLERARARVRPRWPSAPTEPAHV from the coding sequence ATGGACTTCGAGGACCGCGTTGACGCGGGCAGGAGGCTTGCCGAGCAGCTGCTCGAACGCGGCTACACGGGCGAGGACACGCTCGTCCTGGGGCTGCCACGCGGAGGCGTGCCCGTGGCCTACGAGGTGGCGTCCGCACTGGGCACTCCCCTGGACGTCTGGGTGGTGCGCAAGGTGGGCGCGCCGGGCTTCCAGGAGCTGGGGCTGGGCGCGGTGTCCGAGGGCGGCATCGCCTTCCTCAACCGCGGGCTGATGGAGGAGGTCGGCGCCACGGAGGACGAGGTGCGGGCCACTGTCCGCCGCAAGAGCGCGGAGGTGAACGAGCGCGTGACGCGCTTCCGCCGGGGGGCACCGGCGCCCGCAATCGAGGGGAAGGTCGTCCTCCTCGTCGACGACGGAATCGCGACGGGAGGCACCATGCGGGCCGCCATCCAGTCGCTCCGGCTGCGGCATCCCGGGCGCATCGTCCTCGCCGTTCCGGTGGCAGCGACGCAGACGCTCGAGGAGCTCCAGCCGCTGGTGGACGACGTGGTGTGCGTCCTTCCCACGCCGTCGCTGTATGCCATCAGCCAGTGGTACTCGGACTTCCACCAGGTACCGGACGAGGACGTGGTGGAGTTGCTGGAGCGTGCGCGGGCCAGGGTCCGGCCCAGGTGGCCCTCGGCCCCGACGGAGCCCGCGCACGTCTAG
- a CDS encoding FUSC family protein — protein sequence MKTPGRAEWTFSIKSFAAAMLALYLALRLGLPRPYWAMITVYVVSQPLSGALRSKAVYRVLGTLMGAGMALALVPLLVDAPELLSLALALWVGLCLYLALLDRTPRSYVFMLGGYTAAIIGFPSVSVPGAIFDTAVARVEEITLGIVCATVAHSIFFPRPLSPVLTARIDGFLRDAQGWALDALEGRQDARVARERRRLASDITELHLLSTHLPFDTSSLRPRTRAVRALQEQMALLLPVLSSVEDRLSVLHSGGRPLEPRLEALLQELGAWVRAGPDTPRTEAQRLREACSTIAPPLDARSDWDALVTTNLAVRLDELVATLQDCRDLRALIQDPNRPVPEELEPLVRARAWRPLHRDRRLAFQSAFAAVIAILACCGFWIATAWPEGSAAAMMAAVYSCLFASQDDPVPAILSALFFTLASFPLGGLYLFGVLPAIDDFAMLTLVLAPVFLLVGVLMAQPKYAGRANILMLGMLGTLGLQQTFTSDMAEFINGSLAQAGGFIAAAMATRFFRSVGADWSAHRLLRLGWRELAGLATPGAPADRAGWTSRMLDRLGLLSPRLALARDESLEAVDALGDLRLGLNVVELQRLREHASPRASATAERLLRGVSRYFQRRSTGRVEPPPPELLGELDQALERVAEAPPTPRKREGIMALVGLRRAMFPEAGPYLPRPASEGAS from the coding sequence ATGAAGACACCCGGCCGCGCGGAATGGACGTTCTCCATCAAGAGCTTCGCCGCCGCGATGCTCGCGCTCTACCTCGCCCTGCGCCTCGGCCTCCCCCGTCCCTACTGGGCGATGATTACCGTCTACGTCGTGAGCCAGCCGCTGTCCGGCGCGCTCCGCTCGAAGGCCGTGTACCGGGTGCTCGGCACCCTCATGGGTGCGGGCATGGCGCTCGCGCTCGTGCCGCTGCTGGTGGATGCGCCGGAGTTGCTGTCGCTGGCGCTCGCGCTCTGGGTGGGGCTGTGCCTGTACCTCGCGCTCCTGGACCGCACGCCCCGCAGCTACGTCTTCATGCTCGGTGGCTACACCGCGGCCATCATCGGCTTCCCGAGCGTCTCCGTCCCCGGCGCCATCTTCGACACCGCCGTCGCGCGCGTGGAGGAAATCACCCTCGGCATCGTCTGTGCGACGGTGGCCCACAGCATCTTCTTCCCGCGCCCCCTGAGCCCGGTGCTCACGGCCCGCATCGACGGCTTCCTGCGCGACGCACAGGGCTGGGCGCTCGACGCGCTCGAGGGACGCCAGGACGCGCGAGTGGCCCGCGAGCGCCGCCGCCTGGCTTCCGACATCACGGAGCTGCACCTGCTCTCCACGCACCTGCCCTTCGACACGTCGAGCCTGCGCCCGAGGACCCGCGCCGTGCGCGCGCTGCAAGAACAGATGGCCCTGCTGCTGCCCGTCCTCTCCAGCGTGGAGGACCGGCTCTCTGTCCTCCACTCCGGAGGACGCCCGCTGGAGCCCCGGCTGGAGGCCCTCCTCCAGGAGCTCGGCGCCTGGGTCCGCGCGGGCCCGGACACTCCACGCACCGAGGCGCAGCGGCTGCGCGAGGCCTGCTCCACGATTGCGCCACCGCTCGACGCGCGCTCGGACTGGGACGCGCTCGTCACCACGAACCTCGCCGTGCGCCTGGACGAACTGGTCGCCACGCTCCAGGACTGCCGGGACCTCCGCGCCCTCATCCAGGACCCGAACCGGCCCGTGCCCGAGGAGCTGGAGCCCCTGGTGCGCGCCCGCGCCTGGCGCCCGCTGCATAGGGACAGGCGGCTCGCGTTCCAGTCGGCCTTCGCGGCCGTCATCGCCATCCTGGCGTGCTGCGGTTTCTGGATTGCCACCGCGTGGCCGGAGGGCAGCGCCGCAGCGATGATGGCGGCCGTCTACAGCTGCCTCTTCGCGAGCCAGGACGACCCCGTCCCCGCCATCCTCTCCGCGCTGTTCTTCACGCTGGCGTCGTTTCCCCTGGGCGGCCTGTACCTCTTCGGCGTGCTGCCGGCCATCGACGACTTCGCCATGCTCACGCTGGTGCTGGCCCCCGTCTTCCTCCTCGTCGGGGTGCTGATGGCACAGCCGAAGTATGCCGGGCGCGCGAACATCCTGATGCTCGGGATGCTGGGCACGCTGGGGTTGCAGCAGACCTTCACCTCGGACATGGCGGAGTTCATCAACGGCTCGCTGGCCCAGGCCGGAGGCTTCATCGCCGCGGCCATGGCGACGCGCTTCTTCCGCTCCGTGGGCGCGGACTGGAGCGCGCACCGGCTGCTGCGGCTCGGCTGGCGCGAGCTCGCGGGCCTGGCAACTCCAGGCGCACCGGCCGACCGCGCGGGCTGGACGAGTCGCATGCTCGACCGGCTCGGCCTGCTGTCACCGAGGCTCGCCCTGGCGCGTGACGAGTCGCTCGAAGCGGTCGATGCCCTCGGTGACCTGCGCCTCGGGCTGAACGTCGTCGAGCTCCAGCGGCTCCGGGAGCACGCGAGCCCGAGGGCGAGCGCCACCGCCGAGCGTCTCCTGCGCGGCGTCTCGCGGTACTTCCAGCGGCGCTCCACCGGCCGCGTGGAGCCGCCTCCGCCGGAGCTGCTGGGCGAGCTGGACCAGGCGCTCGAGCGCGTGGCGGAGGCACCGCCGACACCGCGCAAGCGCGAAGGCATCATGGCCCTCGTGGGCCTGCGCCGCGCCATGTTCCCGGAGGCGGGGCCCTACCTCCCGCGCCCCGCGAGCGAGGGGGCCTCATGA
- a CDS encoding DUF1656 domain-containing protein encodes MSGELSFHGVFVSALLVWALVALGLSVLIRRVLRAVHFYRWVWHPALFDLSLFVILWCAVTALAFHAPLP; translated from the coding sequence ATGAGCGGAGAGCTGTCCTTCCACGGCGTCTTCGTCTCCGCGCTGCTCGTCTGGGCGCTGGTGGCATTGGGACTGAGCGTCCTCATCCGGCGGGTGCTCCGGGCCGTGCACTTCTACCGGTGGGTGTGGCACCCCGCCCTCTTCGACCTGTCCCTGTTCGTCATTCTCTGGTGCGCGGTGACGGCGCTCGCTTTCCACGCCCCCCTGCCCTGA
- a CDS encoding efflux RND transporter periplasmic adaptor subunit, whose translation MKPTTPRFLARFAVTAVAVLFALLAAGWMWRHYQVEPWTRDGRLRADVVQLAPDVSGIVTSVSVRDNQPVTKGQELFVIDRARFELALKQADAAVASQRTALAQAQRESVRNRQMGALVSRQEREQGVARVEQARAALDQAIANRNVAALNLERATVTAPVNGIITNLELQSGDSVSAGRQAVALVDTDSLRVEGYFEETKLSRIHVGDDVSIRIMGERATLRGHVESISAGIEDRDRALGPSLLPNVNPTFSWVRLAQRVPVRVALDHVPPDVLLVSGRTATVTVLPTDDARRRENAQARR comes from the coding sequence ATGAAACCGACGACACCCCGCTTCCTGGCACGGTTCGCAGTGACGGCGGTCGCCGTGCTCTTCGCCCTCCTCGCGGCGGGCTGGATGTGGCGGCACTACCAGGTCGAGCCATGGACGCGGGATGGCCGCTTGCGCGCCGACGTGGTGCAGCTCGCACCGGACGTCTCGGGAATCGTCACGTCGGTGAGCGTGCGGGACAACCAGCCCGTCACGAAGGGGCAGGAGCTCTTCGTCATCGACCGGGCGCGCTTCGAGCTCGCGCTGAAGCAGGCGGACGCGGCCGTGGCCAGCCAGCGCACGGCCCTGGCCCAGGCGCAGCGCGAGTCCGTGCGCAACCGCCAGATGGGCGCGCTGGTCTCCCGGCAGGAGCGCGAGCAGGGAGTCGCCCGCGTCGAGCAGGCCCGGGCGGCGCTGGACCAGGCCATCGCCAACCGCAACGTCGCCGCGCTGAACCTGGAGCGCGCCACGGTGACTGCGCCGGTGAATGGAATCATCACCAACCTGGAGCTCCAGTCGGGAGACTCCGTCTCCGCGGGGCGACAGGCCGTGGCGCTGGTGGACACCGACTCGCTGCGCGTGGAGGGGTACTTCGAGGAGACGAAGCTGTCGCGCATCCACGTGGGGGATGACGTCTCCATCCGCATCATGGGTGAGCGGGCGACACTGAGGGGCCATGTGGAGAGCATCTCCGCGGGCATCGAGGACCGGGACCGCGCCCTGGGGCCGAGCCTCCTGCCCAACGTGAATCCCACCTTCAGCTGGGTGCGGCTGGCGCAGCGGGTGCCCGTGCGCGTGGCGCTGGACCACGTGCCCCCGGACGTCCTGCTCGTGTCCGGGCGCACGGCGACGGTGACGGTGCTGCCCACCGACGACGCGCGTCGGCGGGAGAATGCACAGGCGCGCCGCTGA
- the lepB gene encoding signal peptidase I, translated as MLVWALVLRVFVLQPHLIVSESMAPTLAVGDRLVVDKLSYRFHLPRAGDIVVFEPPPAHAREFIAIKRVIALPGQEVQVRDGQVLVDGTPLREPYVAAPPAYAWGPATIPEGMLFVLGDNRNVSSDSHVWGVLPLQSVKGRAWLRFWPPARTGLVP; from the coding sequence TTGCTGGTCTGGGCGCTGGTGCTGCGAGTCTTTGTCCTCCAGCCGCACCTCATCGTGTCCGAGTCGATGGCACCGACGCTGGCCGTGGGAGATCGGCTCGTGGTGGACAAGCTGTCCTACCGGTTCCACCTCCCCAGGGCCGGGGACATCGTCGTGTTCGAGCCGCCTCCGGCGCACGCGCGAGAATTCATCGCCATCAAGCGAGTCATTGCCCTGCCCGGTCAGGAGGTGCAGGTGCGGGACGGGCAGGTGCTCGTGGATGGAACGCCACTGCGGGAGCCCTACGTGGCGGCACCTCCGGCCTATGCCTGGGGACCCGCGACGATTCCCGAAGGCATGCTCTTCGTCCTGGGCGACAACCGGAATGTCAGCAGTGACTCCCACGTCTGGGGCGTCCTGCCGTTGCAATCCGTCAAGGGACGGGCGTGGCTGCGATTCTGGCCTCCGGCTCGCACGGGCCTCGTCCCCTGA
- a CDS encoding glycosyltransferase produces MARFLLATIPLTGHFNPGAPIARRLVERGHEVRWYTGRHFRSKVEATGARYIPMRAAKDFHDSTVGDVFPERAKLSDFAKLKHDLTRVFIDSVPGQVEDLEAELREFPADVLVCDTGFVGASVLQERRALPWAVFGITAMTVASVDTAPFGLGLMPSGSTPGRLRNRALAWGVNNIVFRDVNAHLQRMRAGLGLPPTPKPIFDVPVSPFLYLQGTVPSFEYPRTDLPSQVYFIGPFLPEAPADWKPPAWWSEVMDSRRPVVHVTQGTLATEDPHLILATLKALADEDVWVVAATGGQPVEWLGKGPFPANARVERFIPYAHLMPHVSVMVTNGGYGGVQCALAQGVPLVCAGTSEEKPEIANRIAWAGVGVNLKTKTPTPEQVRNAVRTVLATPGFRQKAQRLQAEIATHDAPTKAAELLEQLARTREPVLSPRP; encoded by the coding sequence ATGGCCCGCTTCCTCCTCGCCACCATTCCCCTCACCGGTCACTTCAACCCCGGGGCGCCCATCGCCCGCCGGCTCGTCGAGCGCGGACACGAGGTGCGCTGGTACACGGGCCGCCACTTCCGCTCCAAGGTAGAGGCCACCGGTGCACGCTATATCCCCATGCGCGCCGCGAAGGACTTCCATGACTCCACCGTGGGCGACGTGTTCCCCGAGCGCGCGAAGCTGAGCGACTTCGCGAAGCTCAAGCACGACCTCACGCGCGTCTTCATCGACTCGGTGCCCGGGCAGGTGGAGGACCTGGAGGCGGAGCTGCGGGAGTTCCCCGCGGACGTCCTGGTCTGCGACACCGGCTTCGTCGGCGCGTCGGTATTGCAGGAGCGGCGGGCCCTGCCATGGGCCGTCTTCGGCATCACCGCGATGACGGTGGCCAGCGTGGACACCGCCCCCTTCGGCCTGGGATTGATGCCCTCGGGCTCCACGCCAGGCCGGCTGCGCAACCGCGCGCTCGCGTGGGGCGTGAACAACATCGTGTTCCGGGACGTGAATGCGCACCTTCAACGGATGCGTGCCGGGCTCGGCCTGCCGCCGACGCCCAAGCCCATCTTCGACGTGCCCGTGTCGCCCTTCCTGTACCTCCAGGGCACCGTGCCGTCCTTCGAGTATCCACGCACCGACCTGCCGTCACAGGTCTACTTCATCGGTCCGTTCCTTCCCGAAGCGCCCGCGGACTGGAAGCCGCCCGCATGGTGGAGCGAGGTGATGGACTCGCGCCGGCCCGTGGTCCACGTCACGCAGGGGACGCTGGCGACGGAGGACCCACACCTCATCCTCGCCACGCTGAAGGCGCTCGCGGACGAGGACGTGTGGGTGGTGGCGGCCACGGGAGGCCAGCCGGTGGAGTGGCTCGGCAAGGGCCCCTTCCCCGCCAATGCCCGCGTGGAGCGCTTCATCCCCTACGCGCACCTGATGCCGCACGTCTCGGTGATGGTGACCAACGGTGGCTACGGCGGCGTCCAGTGCGCCCTGGCGCAGGGCGTGCCCCTGGTGTGCGCGGGTACGTCGGAGGAGAAGCCGGAGATTGCCAACCGCATCGCCTGGGCGGGCGTGGGCGTGAATCTGAAGACGAAGACTCCCACGCCCGAGCAGGTGCGGAATGCCGTCCGCACCGTGCTCGCGACGCCGGGCTTCCGTCAGAAGGCTCAGCGGCTCCAGGCGGAGATTGCCACGCACGACGCGCCCACCAAGGCCGCCGAGCTCTTGGAGCAGCTGGCCCGGACGCGAGAGCCGGTGCTCTCGCCACGCCCCTGA